One part of the Streptomyces sp. AM 2-1-1 genome encodes these proteins:
- a CDS encoding glycoside hydrolase family 18 protein — protein MERTRWPARFTRLLAALTGAVLAGGMLAATAPTALAADTDLARNGGFESGLTGWTCSAGSGVTVSTPVHAGTSALKATPAGSDYANCSQTVTVKPASTYTLSAWVRGDYVYLGATGTGTTDVSTWTQSSGAYKQLSTTFTTGSATTSVTVWTHGWYGTSAYYADDLSLIGPGGAPATVPAAPTGLKAGTPTATSVPLSWTAASGATGYTVYRDGAKAASVTGTSTTVSGLTASTAYSFQVAATNAAGESAKSAAVGATTAAGGSTGGGGDAGLPAHALVGYLHSSFANGSGYTRMADVPASWDVINLAFGEPTSVTSGDIRFSLCPVTECPNVETQAEFKAAIAAKQAAGKKVLISIGGQNGQVQLATTAARDAFVTSVSKIIDTYGLDGLDIDFEGHSLSLNTGDTDFRSPTTPVVVNLISAVKSLKAKYGSDFVLTMAPETFFVQLGYQYYGSGPWGGQDPRAGAYLPVIHALRDDLTLLHVQDYNSGSIIGLDNQYHSMGGADFHIAMTDMMLTGFPVAGDQTKIFPGLRPDQIAIGLPASTQAGNGYTTPAEVTKTLNCLTKKTDCGSYQTHGTWPGLRGLMTWSINWDRYNNGEFARNFDAYFG, from the coding sequence GTGGAACGCACGCGATGGCCCGCCCGCTTCACCAGACTTCTCGCCGCCCTCACCGGGGCCGTACTGGCGGGCGGCATGCTTGCCGCCACTGCCCCCACCGCCCTCGCCGCCGACACCGATCTGGCGCGCAACGGCGGCTTCGAGTCGGGACTGACCGGCTGGACCTGCTCGGCCGGGAGCGGAGTGACCGTCAGCACGCCCGTGCACGCCGGCACCTCGGCGCTGAAGGCGACCCCGGCCGGCAGCGACTACGCCAACTGCTCCCAGACCGTCACGGTGAAGCCGGCCTCCACGTACACCCTGAGCGCCTGGGTGCGCGGGGACTACGTCTACCTCGGCGCGACCGGCACCGGCACCACCGACGTCTCCACCTGGACGCAGTCCTCCGGCGCCTACAAGCAGCTCTCCACCACCTTCACCACCGGCTCCGCCACCACGTCCGTCACGGTCTGGACCCACGGCTGGTACGGCACCTCCGCCTACTACGCGGACGACCTCAGCCTGATCGGCCCCGGCGGCGCCCCCGCCACCGTGCCGGCCGCTCCCACCGGGCTGAAGGCCGGCACCCCCACGGCCACCTCCGTACCGCTCTCCTGGACGGCCGCATCCGGCGCGACCGGTTACACGGTCTACCGCGACGGTGCGAAGGCCGCGTCGGTCACCGGCACCTCCACCACCGTGAGCGGCCTCACCGCCTCCACGGCGTACAGCTTCCAGGTCGCCGCCACCAACGCCGCCGGCGAGTCCGCGAAGTCCGCCGCCGTCGGCGCGACGACCGCGGCCGGCGGTTCCACCGGCGGCGGGGGCGACGCGGGGCTGCCCGCCCACGCGCTCGTCGGCTACCTCCACTCCAGCTTCGCCAACGGCTCCGGCTACACCCGGATGGCCGACGTGCCCGCCTCCTGGGACGTCATCAACCTCGCGTTCGGCGAGCCGACCTCCGTCACCTCGGGCGACATCCGCTTCTCGCTCTGCCCGGTGACCGAGTGCCCGAACGTCGAGACCCAGGCAGAGTTCAAGGCGGCCATCGCCGCCAAGCAGGCAGCGGGCAAGAAGGTGCTGATCTCGATCGGCGGCCAGAACGGGCAGGTCCAGCTCGCCACCACCGCCGCCCGGGACGCCTTCGTCACCTCGGTGTCCAAGATCATCGACACCTATGGCCTGGACGGTCTGGACATCGACTTCGAGGGGCACTCCCTCTCGCTGAACACCGGTGACACCGACTTCCGCTCGCCCACCACGCCCGTCGTCGTCAACCTGATCTCGGCGGTGAAGTCGCTCAAGGCGAAGTACGGCTCCGACTTCGTGCTCACCATGGCGCCCGAGACCTTCTTCGTCCAACTCGGCTACCAGTACTACGGGTCGGGCCCCTGGGGCGGGCAGGACCCCCGTGCCGGTGCCTATCTGCCGGTGATCCACGCCCTGCGCGACGACCTGACCCTGCTGCACGTCCAGGACTACAACTCGGGCTCCATCATAGGGCTGGACAACCAGTACCACTCGATGGGCGGCGCCGACTTCCACATCGCCATGACCGACATGATGCTCACCGGCTTCCCGGTGGCCGGCGACCAGACGAAGATCTTCCCGGGGCTGCGGCCCGACCAGATCGCCATCGGTCTCCCCGCATCCACCCAGGCCGGCAACGGCTACACCACCCCGGCCGAGGTCACCAAGACGCTCAACTGCCTCACGAAGAAGACCGACTGCGGGAGCTACCAGACCCACGGCACCTGGCCGGGGCTGCGCGGTCTGATGACCTGGTCGATCAACTGGGACCGTTACAACAACGGGGAGTTCGCCCGGAACTTCGACGCCTACTTCGGCTGA
- a CDS encoding NADAR family protein: MEQMDELVARTDRGERVKYLHFWGHRPLPDGSVGASCLSQWWPSPFTVDGVTYPSAEHWMMAGKARLFGDAEAERAALGAGSPAAAKKAGRLVRDFDETVWVRERFGLVVAGSVHKFGQDPRLRAYLLATGTRVLVEASPLDRIWGIGLAKDDERAADPRRWRGLNLLGFALMEARERLRNAAPGPAGAPEGQLRSITSDVANGSS; encoded by the coding sequence ATGGAACAGATGGACGAGCTCGTCGCCAGGACCGACCGCGGTGAACGGGTCAAGTACCTCCACTTCTGGGGTCATCGGCCCCTCCCGGACGGCAGCGTCGGCGCTTCCTGTCTGAGCCAGTGGTGGCCGTCGCCGTTCACCGTGGACGGGGTGACGTACCCCTCGGCCGAGCACTGGATGATGGCAGGCAAGGCACGGCTCTTCGGCGACGCCGAGGCGGAGCGGGCCGCGCTGGGCGCGGGCAGTCCGGCCGCCGCGAAGAAGGCGGGGCGGCTGGTCCGGGACTTCGACGAGACCGTGTGGGTGCGCGAGCGCTTCGGTCTGGTGGTGGCGGGCAGTGTCCACAAGTTCGGCCAGGACCCGCGGTTGCGCGCCTATCTGCTCGCCACGGGGACCCGCGTCCTGGTGGAGGCGAGCCCCCTGGACCGGATCTGGGGGATCGGGCTGGCGAAGGACGACGAGCGGGCCGCGGATCCCCGGCGCTGGCGCGGCCTGAACCTGCTGGGTTTCGCGCTGATGGAGGCGCGGGAGCGGCTCCGGAACGCTGCGCCGGGGCCGGCCGGGGCTCCGGAGGGTCAGCTCCGGTCGATCACCAGCGACGTGGCGAACGGGTCGTCGTAG
- a CDS encoding DUF4190 domain-containing protein — MSENTELPGGGQEPRDPWAAPDGRVELGKQGGEVRPPAVHDQPTVTSMPGFEGPQQGPGPFAGGYGPPPAQGGFGPGPAEMPPPPYSPNGPGQQPVGQYGYPAVPPQQQYPGYTGYDAYGGQGLWAPVPANGMGITAMVLGILSICLFCMYGVASIILGVLALIFGILGRKRAQRGEATNGGQALAGIITGSVGILIGAVIIGFLIWAFAVHADDFEDDDSYYDDPFATSLVIDRS, encoded by the coding sequence ATGTCAGAGAACACCGAGCTGCCCGGGGGCGGGCAGGAGCCCCGCGATCCCTGGGCGGCGCCGGACGGCCGGGTCGAGCTGGGCAAGCAGGGCGGTGAGGTCCGTCCGCCGGCGGTGCACGACCAGCCGACCGTCACCTCCATGCCGGGGTTCGAGGGCCCGCAGCAGGGTCCCGGGCCGTTCGCCGGAGGCTACGGCCCGCCGCCCGCACAGGGCGGCTTCGGACCCGGGCCCGCCGAGATGCCCCCTCCGCCGTACTCCCCGAACGGCCCGGGGCAGCAGCCGGTGGGCCAGTACGGTTACCCGGCCGTCCCGCCGCAGCAGCAGTACCCCGGTTACACCGGCTACGACGCCTACGGCGGTCAGGGGCTCTGGGCGCCCGTACCCGCGAACGGCATGGGCATCACGGCCATGGTGCTGGGCATCCTGTCGATCTGCCTGTTCTGCATGTACGGGGTCGCGAGCATCATCCTGGGCGTGCTGGCCCTGATCTTCGGGATCCTCGGCCGCAAGCGCGCCCAGCGTGGCGAGGCCACCAACGGGGGTCAGGCGCTCGCCGGCATCATCACCGGGTCCGTGGGCATCCTGATCGGCGCGGTGATTATCGGATTCCTCATCTGGGCCTTCGCCGTCCACGCGGACGACTTCGAGGACGACGACTCGTACTACGACGACCCGTTCGCCACGTCGCTGGTGATCGACCGGAGCTGA
- a CDS encoding adenosine deaminase translates to MNDPHPFVAGLPKAELHVHHVGSASPRIVAELAAHHPDSKVPTDPEALADYFTFTDFGHFIDVYLSVVDLIRTPEDVRLLTYEIARDMARQNIRYAELTLTPYSSTRRGIPAQGFMEAIEDARKAAEAEWGTVLRWCFDIPGEAGLEAAEETTRLALDLRPEGLVSFGLGGPEVGVGRPQFKPYFDRAIAAGLHSVPHAGETTGPGTVWDALTALRAERIGHGTSSVQDPALLAHLAEHRIALEVCPTSNIATRAVADLDAHPIKEMVAAGVLVTVNSDDPPMFGTDLNNEYAVAARLLELDERGIAELAKNAVEASFLDPAGKRKLATEIDTYTARWLAAPGH, encoded by the coding sequence ATGAACGATCCGCACCCCTTCGTCGCGGGACTGCCCAAGGCCGAACTCCACGTGCACCACGTGGGGTCGGCCTCCCCGCGCATCGTCGCCGAACTCGCCGCCCACCACCCGGACTCCAAGGTGCCGACCGACCCGGAGGCGCTGGCCGACTACTTCACCTTCACGGACTTCGGACACTTCATCGACGTCTACCTCTCGGTGGTGGACCTGATCCGTACACCCGAGGACGTCCGGCTCCTCACCTACGAGATCGCGCGCGACATGGCACGGCAGAACATCCGGTACGCCGAGCTGACGTTGACGCCGTACAGCTCCACCCGGCGCGGCATCCCCGCGCAGGGATTCATGGAGGCCATCGAGGATGCGCGCAAGGCGGCCGAGGCGGAGTGGGGGACCGTACTGCGCTGGTGCTTCGACATCCCCGGCGAGGCGGGGCTCGAAGCGGCCGAGGAGACCACCCGTCTCGCGCTGGACCTGAGGCCCGAGGGCCTGGTCTCGTTCGGGCTCGGCGGCCCGGAGGTGGGCGTCGGGCGCCCGCAGTTCAAGCCCTACTTCGACCGCGCCATCGCCGCCGGGCTCCACTCGGTGCCGCACGCCGGCGAGACGACGGGCCCGGGGACGGTGTGGGACGCGCTCACGGCGCTGCGCGCGGAGCGCATCGGGCACGGGACGAGTTCCGTGCAGGATCCCGCGCTGCTGGCACACCTCGCGGAGCACCGCATCGCACTGGAGGTCTGCCCGACGTCCAACATCGCGACCCGAGCCGTCGCGGACCTCGACGCCCACCCGATCAAGGAGATGGTGGCGGCCGGGGTGCTGGTCACCGTCAACAGCGACGATCCGCCGATGTTCGGCACCGACCTGAACAACGAGTACGCGGTGGCGGCCCGGCTGCTGGAGCTGGACGAACGCGGCATCGCCGAGCTGGCGAAGAACGCCGTCGAGGCGTCCTTCCTGGACCCGGCCGGAAAGCGGAAGCTGGCGACCGAGATCGACACGTACACGGCCCGGTGGCTGGCGGCCCCCGGACACTGA
- a CDS encoding glycerophosphodiester phosphodiesterase, which translates to MAHTVTAVGHRGDPYRVRENTLSSIRSALERGADAVEIDVRVTRDGVPVLLHDASLQRLWGHDRALATLGHAELTELTGGGVPTLREALAAAGPHRVMVDLPGSTDASVRTIVGTVRECGAADRAYYCAGPEAMLRVRTADPSAEIALTWTTLAPPRPELLAAIGPRWLNYRFGLVTREVADRVHRDGLLVSAWTADTGRTMRRLIDRGVDSITTNRVDVLSRLLAGSPPTKPG; encoded by the coding sequence ATGGCACACACCGTCACCGCCGTGGGGCATCGCGGAGATCCCTACCGCGTCCGTGAGAACACCCTGTCCTCGATCCGGTCCGCCCTCGAACGGGGGGCGGACGCGGTCGAGATCGACGTCCGGGTGACCCGGGACGGGGTTCCGGTACTGCTCCACGATGCCTCGCTGCAACGGCTCTGGGGCCACGACCGCGCACTCGCCACCCTCGGCCACGCCGAGTTGACGGAACTCACCGGCGGCGGGGTGCCGACCCTGCGCGAAGCGCTGGCGGCCGCGGGACCGCACCGGGTGATGGTGGACCTGCCCGGATCCACCGACGCCTCGGTGCGGACGATCGTGGGCACGGTGCGCGAGTGCGGCGCGGCGGACCGCGCCTACTACTGCGCCGGACCCGAGGCGATGCTCCGGGTGCGTACGGCCGACCCCTCGGCGGAGATCGCCCTGACCTGGACGACCCTTGCCCCGCCGCGTCCCGAACTCCTCGCGGCGATCGGTCCGCGCTGGCTGAACTACCGGTTCGGGCTGGTGACGCGGGAGGTGGCGGACCGCGTGCACCGGGACGGGCTGCTCGTCTCGGCATGGACCGCCGACACCGGGCGCACCATGCGGCGGCTGATCGACCGGGGAGTGGACTCCATCACCACCAACCGGGTCGACGTGCTGAGCCGGCTTCTCGCCGGCTCCCCTCCGACGAAGCCCGGTTGA
- a CDS encoding histidine kinase encodes MALLVQAAVSVPWLLPRDPGQDPADLTAYLLTTLTVLPLVWRRRAPATVLLACMATLGLYTGAVDGPGQTLPYTALVALYTVGAACPSPRRQLLLALSLATVFPASAWNTGEIRELVFSLMVLTGAYGFGRLARVRQEYTRAVEERAEQSELTRRVEAERAAARERARIAREMHDVLAHAVSLMVVQAEAGPVAVRTAPERAEAAFEAISEAGRDAMTQLRRMLGVLREDGVDGRVLLEPQPGVGELPALLERVRAGGSEVVHVVTGSPVPVPADVGAAVHRIAQEALTNVVKHAPASRVTVGLDYLDDALRISVTDDGGGAGLGSAPAPAPPRPYPSPSAVPSGGFGLVGIRERAAAHGGTARVGPAPTGRGFQVAATIPLTLPVQEDGS; translated from the coding sequence GTGGCGCTGCTGGTGCAGGCGGCGGTGAGCGTGCCCTGGCTCCTCCCCCGCGACCCGGGTCAGGATCCGGCGGATCTCACCGCCTACCTCCTGACGACGCTGACGGTGCTGCCGCTGGTGTGGCGCCGCCGGGCCCCGGCCACGGTGCTGCTGGCCTGCATGGCGACCCTGGGGCTCTACACGGGTGCGGTGGACGGGCCGGGGCAGACCCTGCCGTACACGGCGCTGGTCGCCCTCTACACGGTGGGCGCCGCGTGCCCCTCCCCGCGTCGCCAGCTCCTGCTGGCCCTCTCGCTGGCGACGGTCTTCCCCGCCAGCGCGTGGAACACGGGCGAGATCCGGGAACTCGTTTTCTCCCTCATGGTCCTGACCGGCGCCTACGGCTTCGGCCGCCTCGCCCGCGTCCGCCAGGAGTACACCAGGGCCGTGGAGGAGAGGGCCGAGCAGTCGGAGCTGACCCGACGCGTCGAGGCCGAGCGCGCCGCCGCCCGCGAACGGGCCCGGATCGCCCGGGAGATGCACGATGTCCTGGCGCACGCGGTGAGCCTGATGGTGGTGCAGGCGGAGGCCGGTCCGGTGGCGGTGCGTACGGCGCCGGAGCGCGCGGAGGCGGCCTTCGAGGCGATCTCGGAGGCGGGCCGGGACGCGATGACGCAGCTGCGCCGCATGCTGGGCGTGCTGCGGGAGGACGGGGTGGACGGACGCGTCCTCCTGGAACCCCAGCCCGGGGTGGGCGAGTTACCCGCCCTGCTGGAACGGGTGCGGGCCGGCGGTTCGGAGGTCGTCCACGTGGTGACGGGCTCCCCCGTGCCGGTCCCGGCGGATGTGGGGGCAGCCGTGCACCGCATCGCCCAGGAGGCCCTGACCAACGTGGTGAAGCACGCACCGGCTTCCCGCGTCACCGTCGGACTCGACTATTTGGACGACGCGTTGCGGATCTCGGTGACCGACGACGGAGGTGGCGCCGGCCTCGGCTCCGCCCCGGCTCCCGCCCCGCCGCGACCGTACCCGTCGCCCTCCGCGGTCCCGTCCGGGGGCTTCGGCCTGGTGGGGATCCGCGAGCGGGCGGCGGCGCACGGAGGTACGGCCCGAGTGGGCCCCGCTCCGACGGGCCGCGGGTTCCAGGTCGCGGCCACGATCCCGCTCACCCTTCCCGTTCAGGAGGACGGCAGTTGA
- a CDS encoding response regulator transcription factor, protein MTIRVVVADDQELVRSGFSMILGAQPDIEVVAEVGDGAAAVAAVRALGPDVVLLDVRMPVMDGIEACRTISAESDCRSVMLTTFDSDAYVYEALHAGASGFLLKDVRRDDLVHAVRVAVAGDSLLAPSVARRLIAAYTARPAPSATPTAEARLARLTGRERETLLHLARGLSNAEIAEALVVSDHTVKTHVGNVLSKLGLRDRVQAVICAYETGLVTPR, encoded by the coding sequence TTGACGATCCGCGTGGTGGTGGCCGACGACCAGGAGCTGGTACGCAGCGGCTTCTCGATGATTCTCGGCGCGCAGCCGGACATCGAGGTGGTCGCCGAGGTGGGCGACGGGGCGGCGGCCGTGGCGGCGGTGCGCGCGCTCGGGCCGGACGTGGTCCTGCTGGACGTGCGGATGCCGGTCATGGACGGCATCGAGGCGTGCCGGACGATCAGTGCCGAGAGCGACTGCCGCTCCGTCATGCTCACCACCTTCGACTCGGACGCGTACGTGTACGAAGCGCTGCACGCGGGGGCGAGCGGCTTCCTCCTGAAGGACGTCCGCCGGGACGACCTGGTGCACGCGGTACGGGTGGCGGTGGCCGGGGACTCCCTGCTGGCGCCCTCCGTCGCACGTCGGCTGATCGCCGCGTACACGGCCCGGCCGGCGCCGAGCGCCACGCCCACCGCCGAGGCCCGGCTGGCGCGGCTGACCGGCCGCGAACGGGAGACCCTGCTCCACCTCGCCCGCGGGCTCTCCAACGCGGAGATCGCCGAGGCGCTCGTCGTCAGCGACCACACGGTGAAGACGCACGTGGGGAACGTGCTGTCCAAGCTCGGGCTGCGCGACCGCGTGCAGGCGGTCATCTGCGCGTACGAAACGGGGTTGGTGACACCTCGGTGA
- a CDS encoding serine hydrolase domain-containing protein produces the protein MKNRTRALLASSLILGVLAGPAAVPGHAATGPAVVGAARGGTGAVDTAALSEALAGLPRADATAALVRVSGTDGTWRGSAGVHDLASGRPADPGARFRVGSVTKVFTAATALQLVGERKLSLDRTARSYLPALVPAAYARVTVGQLLNHTSGIPAADMPGETVEEWYAHRFDPHTPQEMLASATAKEPEFAPGRSQHYLNINYTLLGLLMEKVTGDSYAHQVSARVLRPLGLDATYLPEGEARIRGPYNHGYQIFPAADGTTELRDVSVWGTADAWAAGDLVSTAADLERFTRALFQGDVVRGPLLEEMFTLPDASVRMYGSGDPARFSAGLSVMTLGGRQVWGKTGGRYGYNSAIAATRDLSRTLVYSVNSTDAKGEAANSTALSIVVAAYGAPSAP, from the coding sequence ATGAAGAACCGCACCCGCGCCCTGCTCGCCTCGTCCCTGATCCTCGGAGTGCTGGCCGGACCGGCCGCCGTACCGGGTCACGCCGCGACCGGCCCGGCCGTGGTCGGCGCCGCCCGCGGCGGCACCGGCGCCGTGGACACCGCCGCCCTGTCCGAGGCGCTCGCGGGGCTCCCCCGGGCCGACGCCACCGCCGCACTCGTCCGGGTCTCGGGCACCGACGGCACCTGGCGGGGCAGCGCGGGCGTGCACGACCTCGCCTCCGGCCGCCCCGCCGACCCGGGCGCCCGCTTCCGGGTGGGCTCCGTGACCAAGGTCTTCACCGCCGCAACGGCCCTCCAACTCGTCGGTGAGCGGAAGCTGTCGCTGGACCGCACGGCCCGCTCCTACCTCCCCGCCCTCGTCCCGGCCGCGTACGCGCGGGTGACCGTCGGCCAACTGCTCAACCACACGAGCGGCATACCGGCGGCCGACATGCCGGGAGAGACGGTGGAGGAGTGGTACGCCCACCGCTTCGACCCGCACACCCCGCAGGAGATGCTCGCCTCCGCGACCGCGAAGGAGCCGGAGTTCGCGCCGGGCCGCAGTCAGCACTACCTCAACATCAACTACACCCTGCTCGGCCTGCTCATGGAGAAGGTCACCGGTGACAGCTACGCCCACCAGGTCTCGGCGCGTGTCCTGCGCCCGCTCGGCCTCGACGCCACGTACCTCCCGGAGGGCGAGGCCCGCATCCGGGGCCCGTACAACCACGGCTACCAGATCTTCCCGGCGGCCGACGGCACGACGGAGCTCAGGGACGTCTCCGTCTGGGGCACCGCGGACGCGTGGGCGGCGGGCGATCTCGTGTCGACCGCCGCCGACCTGGAGCGCTTCACCCGCGCGCTGTTCCAGGGCGACGTGGTGCGGGGTCCGCTGCTGGAGGAGATGTTCACCCTGCCGGACGCCTCGGTGCGCATGTACGGCTCCGGCGACCCCGCCCGGTTCAGCGCGGGCCTCTCGGTGATGACGCTGGGTGGGCGGCAGGTCTGGGGGAAGACGGGCGGCCGCTACGGCTACAACAGCGCGATAGCGGCGACCCGCGATCTGTCCAGGACCCTCGTCTACAGCGTCAACTCCACGGACGCCAAGGGCGAGGCGGCGAACTCCACGGCGCTGAGCATCGTCGTGGCGGCGTACGGCGCCCCGAGCGCGCCCTGA